One genomic segment of Suricata suricatta isolate VVHF042 chromosome 16, meerkat_22Aug2017_6uvM2_HiC, whole genome shotgun sequence includes these proteins:
- the CD3EAP gene encoding DNA-directed RNA polymerase I subunit RPA34 produces MAGTPSGGAAQFSCPTNFTATSPTSEPTRFSLEALTDPNTELWLIQAPVDFAPDCLNGRLVPLSGSQIVKGKLAGKRHRYRVLRSSGPQAGGAILLAPSVAAGGGLACAPAPQGSLRILERSQEPPSGTLLQPIPTSPPPQIPSDLRPRFCAFGGSLPVTGPGSALALKSPTSKKKKKKRQTPEAPVPQEAVNGLRAPVVDTALGSPERDVAKRKKKQEPQELEAMEPATAESTAETLEPLGALLPSSTTRKRKKKPREADTAGPEQQLPEPGDKTLELELAVRTEPLEETVLSPPRKRKRHKGTEGREPGEKVLDESQLKAEPPEDAVSLPSSKKKKKRKEKGPVEAELGTGKALELPGEMMEPEQLHEAELQAEAALVPAKKRRKKEKCQHVTVEPGAGVVEPELQGDLEPQVALVSPKKEKKERGLRATELRAEGMDPQGEMVELKLLEEGAPEAGTDPASTKKKKKKKRDGESGVPETAPQEGMPEPWQSPESGEVAPTGREKKPKKPRPGPE; encoded by the exons ATGGCGGGGACCCCGTCCGGCG GTGCTGCTCAGTTCTCTTGCCCCACCAACTTTACCGCGACGTCCCCAACCTCAGAGCCCACTCGTTTCTCTTTGGAGGCGCTAACAGACCCAAATACGGAACTGTGGCTTATCCAGGCCCCTGTAGACTTTGCCCCAGACTG cCTCAATGGGCGGCTAGTGCCTCTCTCTGGCTCCCAGATTGTGAAGGGCAAGTTGGCAGGCAAGCGTCATCGCTACCGGGTCCTCAGAAGCAGTGGTCCCCAGGCTGGAGGAGCAATCCTGCTGGCCCCGTCCGTGGCGGCAGGGGGGGGTCTCGCCTGTGCTCCAGCCCCCCAAGGCAGCCTAAGGATCCTTGAGCGTTCCCAAGAACCCCCATCAGGGACCCTGCTGCAGCCTATTCCAACAAGCCCCCCGCCACAGATCCCCTCTGACCTGAGGCCCCGGTTCTGTGCCTTTGGAGGCAGCCTACCAGTAACAGGGCCTGGGTCAGCCTTGGCCCTGAAGTCACCCacctcaaagaagaaaaagaagaagaggcaaACACCAGAGGCCCCAGTTCCCCAGGAGGCAGTGAATGGGCTCAGAGCCCCAGTGGTGGACACAGCTTTGGGGTCCCCGGAGAGGGATGTGgcgaagaggaagaaaaagcaggagCCGCAAGAACTAGAGGCAATGGAGCCGGCGACAGCAGAATCCACGGCTGAGACGCTGGAACCTCTGGGCGCGCTGCTTCCGTCATCCACcaccaggaagaggaaaaagaagcccagagaggcagacacagccGGACCAGAACAGCAGCTGCCGGAGCCAGGAGACAAGACGCTGGAGCTGGAACTCGCAGTCAGAACAGAGCCTCTGGAAGAGACAGTTCTGTCTCCccccaggaagaggaagaggcacaagggcacagaagggagggagccaggggaaAAGGTGCTGGATGAGTCTCAGCTGAAGGCGGAGCCCCCAGAGGACGCCGTCTCGCTGCCATCttcgaagaagaagaagaagagaaaagaaaaggggccaGTCGAAGCGGAGCTGGGGACTGGCAAGGCTCTGGAGCTTCCAGGGGAGATGATGGAGCCTGAACAGCTACATGAAGCGGAGCTTCAGGCTGAGGCAGCTCTAGTGCCTGccaaaaagaggaggaagaaagaaaaatgccaacaTGTGACTGTGGagccgggggcaggggtggtggagCCTGAGTTGCAGGGTGACCTGGAGCCTCAGGTGGCTCTAGTATCCcccaagaaggagaaaaaagaacgGGGGCTCAGAGCAACCGAACTGAGGGCCGAGGGAATGGACCCACAGGGTGAGATGGTGGAGCTCAAGCTGCTGGAAGAGGGCGCACCCGAGGCAGGGACAGATCCAGCATccactaaaaagaagaagaagaagaagcggGATGGGGAAAGTGGGGTGCCAGAGACGGCACCCCAGGAGGGGATGCCAGAGCCGTGGCAGAGTCCGGAGTCCGGAGAGGTGGCTCCCACAGGCCGGGAGAAGAAGCCGAAGAAGCCCCGGCCAGGTCCTGAGTAG
- the ERCC1 gene encoding DNA excision repair protein ERCC-1, translating into MDEERGLQPSGPPTKKKFFIPLDDDEAPPAGLKPLFKSSRSLPTTETSPQAGPQTYAEYAISGPPGGAGAPHPREPEALAAEPPHQAPKPGTKSNSIIVSPRQRGNPVLKFVRNVPWEFGDVLPDYVLGQSTCALFLSLRYHNLHPDYIHGRLQSLGKSFALRVLLVQVDVKDPQKALKELAKMCILADCTLVLAWSPEEAGRYLETYKAYEQKPADLLMEKLEQDFVSRVTECLTTVKSVNKTDSQTLLTTFGSLEQLIAASREDLALCPGLGPQKARRLFDVLHEPFLKVPR; encoded by the exons ATGGACGAGGAGCGAGGGCTGCAGCCCTCCGGGCCACCCACGAAGAAGAAATTCTTCATACCATTGGACGACGATGAGGCCCCTCCTGCAGGG ctcaAGCCCTTGTTCAAGTCCTCCCGGAGCCTTCCCACCACGGAGACCTCACCCCAGGCAGGCCCTCAGACCTACGCCGAGTATGCCATCTCGGGAcctccaggaggggctggggctccgCACCCCAGGGAGCCAGAAGCCCTGGCAGCAGAGCCCCCCCACCAGGCCCCCAAACCAGGGACGAAGTCCAACAGCATCATTGTGAGCCCGCGGCAG AGGGGCAACCCCGTGCTAAAGTTTGTGCGTAACGTGCCCTGGGAGTTTGGTGACGTGCTTCCCGACTACGTGCTGGGCCAGAGCACCTGTGCCCTGTTCCTCAG cctcCGCTACCACAACCTCCACCCGGACTACATCCACGGGCGGCTGCAGAGCCTGGGGAAGAGCTTCGCCCTGCGGGTCCTGCTCGTCCAGGTGGACGTG AAAGATCCACAGAAGGCCCTCAAGGAGCTGGCTAAGATGTGCATCCTGGCCGACTGCACCCTGGTCCTTGCCTGGAG ccctgaggAGGCCGGGCGGTACCTGGAGACCTACAAGGCCTATGAGCAGAAGCCGGCCGACCTCCTGATGGAGAAGCTGGAGCAGGACTTCGTCTCCCGG gTGACTGAATGCCTGACTACTGTGAAGTCAGTCAATAAAACCGACAGCCAGACCCTCCTAACTACTTTTGGG TCTCTGGAACAACTCATAGCTGCATCACGGGAAGATCTGGCTTTGTGCCCAGGCCTGGGGCCCCAAAAG GCCCGGAGGCTGTTTGATGTCCTACACGAGCCCTTCTTGAAGGTGCCCCGGTGA